One Setaria italica strain Yugu1 chromosome II, Setaria_italica_v2.0, whole genome shotgun sequence DNA segment encodes these proteins:
- the LOC101753350 gene encoding Fanconi anemia group J protein homolog isoform X1 encodes MGAPAMAGFDADADDFASPSSSAPPAPRARADGGVYQVGGVPVEFPYKPYGTQLAFMGRVIATLDRARRQGQSHALLESPTGTGKSLSLLCSALAWQRHYPLRSPPAAPTAAPDPFLHGGGFVADDTQPQATPVIPEKPAKKKNTPTIYYATRTHAQITQVVREYRKTSYRVRMAILASRKHYCVNKLACMSENIDEQCKLLLDEKVQGGSCPEFKNAQKLSRHPSLQIGGCYEVHDIEDLVRVGRKVKGCPYFAAQHMAEAAQLVFCPYNYLISPIVRRAMDIDIGGSIIILDEAHNIEDTARDAGSVDVDEESLYLLQGELQSLVTDEAVAMIYQPLHDVIQGLMGWISEREDNLQNHEFGHPASYWAGEKAMKELQLAGITPMNFPVLQECATKAVKAASDTESDGSHLSGGRAMTLESLFSSLSYFFANNGRNSCDYQLALQRFVKKEGKDEISSKCTLSLWCLNPAVVFREIADLTLSVILTSGTLSPMGSFASELGVQFEACLEAPHVINVDSQVFAAVLSSGPTRHKLNASYKTADCSSFQDELGTSLEEICRIVPGGALVFFPSYKLLDKLQVRWSQTGQWARLNAQKHVFVEPKGSTEELEPVLKGYYDAILGKAPVKKGRGGARQIAKNRLSRNSSQESAKAGAALLAVCRGKVSEGIDFSDDNARVVVIVGIPFPNINDVQVKLKKRYNDSYKSSKYLLSGSEWYCHQAFRALNQAAGRCIRHKSDYGGIILIDERYQEDRNLVYISKWLRNAIKQYNSFQDTMDGLQKFFQNAEEKIKIKDRDMFPKIKLESEALSSLSDKRKLPWPELSSSNHSAPQKNQKAKTECLSQKVTNIDGVAIDQKKVGMCYKSPEVSKISSRSLIKKEISPTPNSPPMANQLPACKVESDFEGVADTGANYEVKTEIISFEKDDFEPRYKITILNPLEGRSQQPTPVEETSLETPVASPSNYSEINISAGINNGTLSCLSTLAATPERTTNRDCHESLINRSVNSHCEKKRRLSSPMSFCAYSERSNSPGKSQLGTDNAVTIEHGDLNRNAELFCKNMSMSRCENVKLERNYSAQEVSEKMPSGKKLLVSCIRCKTALGLEQDGLLVTCSRSSSSKFYLAYLLRHGLSTVGLPEDGFSASTPAEIQVVECDASSLNQNIFGKFSRQGSCHHSGVWSAKDGCVYKAVICPFCSSENACATILGVQVLATDKPNQQLVGKVLLFGERLDVKPEPSKGQASRTRRDGSNSISSPPVIDLESLAYKPLKKDPVPLNSRRSKVSYLLPLLLSFAVLLVITFPEFEV; translated from the exons ATGGGCGCCCCCGCCATGGCCGGcttcgacgccgacgccgacgacttCGCCTCGCCGTCGTCATCGGCGCCTCCCGCCCCGCGAGCGCGGGCCGACGGAGGCGTGTACCAGGTGGGCGGCGTGCCGGTGGAGTTCCCCTACAAGCCCTACGGGACGCAGCTGGCGTTCATGGGGCGGGTCATCGCCACGCTCGaccgcgcgcggcggcagggGCAGTCGCACGCGCTCCTTGAGTCTCCCACCGGCACCGGCAAGTCGctctccctcctctgctccgcGCTCGCCTGGCAGCGGCATTACCCGCTCCGCTCCCCACCCGCCGCGCCCACTGCCGCCCCTGACCCGTTCCTCCACGGCGGAGGATTCGTCGCCGACGATACCCAGCCGCAGGCGACGCCGG TCATCCCGGAGAAGCcagcaaagaagaagaacacTCCGACCATCTACTACGCGAC GAGGACGCACGCGCAGATAACCCAGGTTGTCCGGGAGTACCGCAAGACGTCGTACCGAGTGCGCATGGCCATCTTG GCCTCAAGGAAGCATTACTGTGTCAATAAGCTTGCTTGTATGAGTGAGAACATTGATGAACAATG CAAGTTGCTGCTAGACGAGAAAGTTCAAGGTGGCTCATGCCCAGAATTCAA GAATGCTCAGAAACTAAGTCGACATCCATCTCTTCAGATTGGTGGTTGCTATGAAGTTCATGATATTGAGGATCTTGTCAGGGTTGGACGTAAAGTGAAGG GATGTCCATACTTTGCTGCACAACACATGGCAGAAGCAGCACAGCTGGTTTTCTGCCCATATAACTACCTGATTAGTCCGATTGTCAGAAGAGCAATGGACATTGATATTGGTGGCTCAATCATTATTCTTGACGAGGCACA CAACATAGAAGATACGGCACGTGATGCTGGAAGTGTTGATGTCGATGAAGAATCACTTTACT TGTTGCAGGGAGAACTACAAAGCTTGGTCACTGATGAGGCTGTTGCAATGATATACCAACCCCTGCACGATGTTATTCAG GGTCTTATGGGTTGGATTTCTGAGCGAGAGGACAATCTGCAGAATCATGAGTTTGGACATCCTGCTTCTTA TTGGGCTGGTGAAAAGGCTATGAAAGAACTCCAGCTGGCTGGTATTACTCCAATGAACTTCCCAGTACTACAAGAATGTGCAACAAAG GCAGTTAAAGCTGCTTCAGATACCGAATCAGATGGATCACACTTAAGTGGTGGTCGTGCTATGACACTAGAAA GTCTATTCTCTTCATTGAGTTATTTTTTTGCTAATAATGGGCGTAATTCGTGTGATTATCAACTTGCTTTGCAGCGTTTTGTTAAGAAGGAAG GAAAGGATGAAATTTCTTCAAAATGCACATTGAGTTTATGGTGTCTCAATCCTGCTGTTGTCTTCCGAGAAATCGCGGATCTAACCCTTTCGGTAATTCTGACATCTGG AACACTTTCACCAATGGGTTCGTTTGCATCTGAACTTGGTGTCCAGTTTGAGGCTTGCCTGGAAGCTCCTCATGTAATTAATGTCGATTCTCAG GTTTTTGCAGCCGTGCTATCATCTGGTCCAACAAGACATAAACTGAATGCCAGCTACAAAACTGCGGACTGTTCTTCTTTCCAG GATGAACTTGGAACTTCACTAgaagaaatatgcagaattgTGCCTGGTGGTGCTCTAGTGTTTTTTCCTAGCTATAAGTTGTTGGACAAATTACAAGTCCGCTGGTCTCAGACAGGTCAATGGGCACGACTTAATGCTCAAAAACATGTGTTTGTTG AGCCTAAGGGAAGTACTGAGGAACTTGAACCCGTTTTAAAAGGGTACTATGATGCTATCCTCGGTAAGGCTCCTGTCAAGAAAGGCAGAGGTGGTGCAAGACAGATAGCGAAGAATCGATTGTCAAGGAATTCGTCACAGGAATCTGCTAAAGCAGGAGCTGCTCTGCTTGCAGTTTGCCGTGGGAAG GTATCTGAAGGGATTGACTTCTCTGATGACAATGCTAGAGTTGTG GTCATTGTTGGCATTCCATTTCCAAATAT AAATGATGTTCAAGTAAAGCTGAAAAAAAGATATAATGATTCATACAAATCATCAAAATATTTGTTGAGTGGGAGCGAATGGTACTGTCACCAGGCATTTCGTGCTTTAAATCAAGCTGCAG GTCGATGCATTCGTCATAAATCTGACTATGGAGGCATAATTTTGATTG ATGAGCGATATCAGGAGGACAGAAATCTCGTTTACATTTCCAAATGGCTTAGGAATGCAATCAAGCAGTATAATAGCTTTCAGGATACAATGGATGGGTTGCAAAAGTTCTTTCAAAATGCTGAG gaaaaaataaaaatcaaagATCGTGACATGTTCCCCAAGATTAAATTGGAATCTGAAGCACTTTCATCTCTCAGTGATAAAAGAAAGCTGCCATGGCCAGAATTAAGTTCCTCAAACCACTCAGCACCGCAAAAGAATCAGAAGGCAAAGACTGAATGTCTTAGTCAGAAAGTTACAAACATTGATGGAGTGGCAATAGACCAAAAAAAAGTGGGTATGTGTTATAAATCGCCAGAAGTATCTAAAATCTCTTCGAGATCTTTAATTAAGAAAGAGATCTCTCCAACACCCAACAGTCCTCCAATGGCAAACCAACTTCCTGCCTGCAAAGTTGAATCTGATTTCGAAGGTGTAGCTGATACTGGGGCAAACTATGAAGTCAAAACAGAAATTATCAGTTTTGAAAAGGATGACTTTGAACCTCG GTATAAGATAACAATCTTAAATCCATTAGAAGGCAGGTCACAGCAGCCTACTCCAGTTGAGGAAACTTCTTTAGAGACTCCAGTGGCTAGCCCCAGCAACTATTCTGAGATAAACATCTCAGCAGGGATCAATAATGGAACTCTTTCTTGTCTATCCACATTAGCAGCTACTCCGGAAAGAACCACCAACAGAGACTGTCATGAGTCTTTGATCAACAGAAGTGTAAATTCTCACTGTGAGAAAAAGAGAAGGTTGAGCTCCCCAATGAGCTTTTGTGCTTACTCAGAGCGTTCTAATTCTCCAGGCAAATCACAATTGGGTACTGATAATGCTGTTACTATTGAGCATGGGGATCTTAATAGAAATGCTGAGCTGTTTTGTAAAAATATGAGCATGTCAAGGTGTGAAAATGTTAAGCTTGAAAGAAACTACAGTGCACAAGAGGTCTCAGAAAAGATGCCTTCGGGAAAAAAGCTTCTCGTTAGTTGCATTAGATGCAAAACAGCTCTTGGTTTAGAACAAGATGGGCTTCTTGTTACTTGTTCACGGTCTTCATCATCGAAGTTTTACTTGGCATATCTTTTGAGACATGGACTATCAACTGTTGGCCTCCCGGAGGATGGTTTTTCAGCATCAACTCCAGCAGAGATACAAGTAGTAGAGTGTGATGCTTCTTCACTCAACCAGAATATCTTTGGCAAATTTAGCCGCCAGGGTTCATGTCATCATTCTGGTGTTTGGTCTGCAAAGGATGGATGTGTGTACAAGGCAGTAATATGTCCTTTCTGCTCCTCTGAAAACGCATGTGCCACGATCCTCGGTGTGCAAGTTCTTGCAACTGATAAACCAAATCAACAATTGGTGGGAAAG GTGCTCTTGTTCGGTGAGCGTTTGGATGTCAAGCCTGAGCCATCAAAGGGACAG GCTTCAAGGACTCGGAGAGATGGCAGCAACTCCATCTCGTCGCCACCAGTAATTGACCTCGAGTCTCTTGCATATAAACCATTGAAGAAGGATCCAGTGCCACTGAACTCAAGAAGGTCTAAGGTCAGTTATCTGCTGCCACTGCTGTTATCTTTTGCAGTTCTGCTTGTGATCACTTTCCCAGAATTTGAAGTGTAA
- the LOC101753350 gene encoding Fanconi anemia group J protein homolog isoform X2, with product MGAPAMAGFDADADDFASPSSSAPPAPRARADGGVYQVGGVPVEFPYKPYGTQLAFMGRVIATLDRARRQGQSHALLESPTGTGKSLSLLCSALAWQRHYPLRSPPAAPTAAPDPFLHGGGFVADDTQPQATPVIPEKPAKKKNTPTIYYATRTHAQITQVVREYRKTSYRVRMAILASRKHYCVNKLACMSENIDEQCKLLLDEKVQGGSCPEFKNAQKLSRHPSLQIGGCYEVHDIEDLVRVGRKVKGCPYFAAQHMAEAAQLVFCPYNYLISPIVRRAMDIDIGGSIIILDEAHNIEDTARDAGSVDVDEESLYLLQGELQSLVTDEAVAMIYQPLHDVIQGLMGWISEREDNLQNHEFGHPASYWAGEKAMKELQLAGITPMNFPVLQECATKAVKAASDTESDGSHLSGGRAMTLESLFSSLSYFFANNGRNSCDYQLALQRFVKKEGKDEISSKCTLSLWCLNPAVVFREIADLTLSVILTSGTLSPMGSFASELGVQFEACLEAPHVINVDSQVFAAVLSSGPTRHKLNASYKTADCSSFQDELGTSLEEICRIVPGGALVFFPSYKLLDKLQVRWSQTGQWARLNAQKHVFVEPKGSTEELEPVLKGYYDAILGKAPVKKGRGGARQIAKNRLSRNSSQESAKAGAALLAVCRGKVSEGIDFSDDNARVVVIVGIPFPNINDVQVKLKKRYNDSYKSSKYLLSGSEWYCHQAFRALNQAAGRCIRHKSDYGGIILIDERYQEDRNLVYISKWLRNAIKQYNSFQDTMDGLQKFFQNAEEKIKIKDRDMFPKIKLESEALSSLSDKRKLPWPELSSSNHSAPQKNQKAKTECLSQKVTNIDGVAIDQKKVGMCYKSPEVSKISSRSLIKKEISPTPNSPPMANQLPACKVESDFEGVADTGANYEVKTEIISFEKDDFEPRYKITILNPLEGRSQQPTPVEETSLETPVASPSNYSEINISAGINNGTLSCLSTLAATPERTTNRDCHESLINRSVNSHCEKKRRLSSPMSFCAYSERSNSPGKSQLGTDNAVTIEHGDLNRNAELFCKNMSMSRCENVKLERNYSAQEVSEKMPSGKKLLVSCIRCKTALGLEQDGLLVTCSRSSSSKFYLAYLLRHGLSTVGLPEDGFSASTPAEIQVVECDASSLNQNIFGKFSRQGSCHHSGVWSAKDGCVYKAVICPFCSSENACATILGVQVLATDKPNQQLVGKVLLFGERLDVKPEPSKGQASRTRRDGSNSISSPPVIDLESLAYKPLKKDPVPLNSRRSKLRLPTTNKSTTGT from the exons ATGGGCGCCCCCGCCATGGCCGGcttcgacgccgacgccgacgacttCGCCTCGCCGTCGTCATCGGCGCCTCCCGCCCCGCGAGCGCGGGCCGACGGAGGCGTGTACCAGGTGGGCGGCGTGCCGGTGGAGTTCCCCTACAAGCCCTACGGGACGCAGCTGGCGTTCATGGGGCGGGTCATCGCCACGCTCGaccgcgcgcggcggcagggGCAGTCGCACGCGCTCCTTGAGTCTCCCACCGGCACCGGCAAGTCGctctccctcctctgctccgcGCTCGCCTGGCAGCGGCATTACCCGCTCCGCTCCCCACCCGCCGCGCCCACTGCCGCCCCTGACCCGTTCCTCCACGGCGGAGGATTCGTCGCCGACGATACCCAGCCGCAGGCGACGCCGG TCATCCCGGAGAAGCcagcaaagaagaagaacacTCCGACCATCTACTACGCGAC GAGGACGCACGCGCAGATAACCCAGGTTGTCCGGGAGTACCGCAAGACGTCGTACCGAGTGCGCATGGCCATCTTG GCCTCAAGGAAGCATTACTGTGTCAATAAGCTTGCTTGTATGAGTGAGAACATTGATGAACAATG CAAGTTGCTGCTAGACGAGAAAGTTCAAGGTGGCTCATGCCCAGAATTCAA GAATGCTCAGAAACTAAGTCGACATCCATCTCTTCAGATTGGTGGTTGCTATGAAGTTCATGATATTGAGGATCTTGTCAGGGTTGGACGTAAAGTGAAGG GATGTCCATACTTTGCTGCACAACACATGGCAGAAGCAGCACAGCTGGTTTTCTGCCCATATAACTACCTGATTAGTCCGATTGTCAGAAGAGCAATGGACATTGATATTGGTGGCTCAATCATTATTCTTGACGAGGCACA CAACATAGAAGATACGGCACGTGATGCTGGAAGTGTTGATGTCGATGAAGAATCACTTTACT TGTTGCAGGGAGAACTACAAAGCTTGGTCACTGATGAGGCTGTTGCAATGATATACCAACCCCTGCACGATGTTATTCAG GGTCTTATGGGTTGGATTTCTGAGCGAGAGGACAATCTGCAGAATCATGAGTTTGGACATCCTGCTTCTTA TTGGGCTGGTGAAAAGGCTATGAAAGAACTCCAGCTGGCTGGTATTACTCCAATGAACTTCCCAGTACTACAAGAATGTGCAACAAAG GCAGTTAAAGCTGCTTCAGATACCGAATCAGATGGATCACACTTAAGTGGTGGTCGTGCTATGACACTAGAAA GTCTATTCTCTTCATTGAGTTATTTTTTTGCTAATAATGGGCGTAATTCGTGTGATTATCAACTTGCTTTGCAGCGTTTTGTTAAGAAGGAAG GAAAGGATGAAATTTCTTCAAAATGCACATTGAGTTTATGGTGTCTCAATCCTGCTGTTGTCTTCCGAGAAATCGCGGATCTAACCCTTTCGGTAATTCTGACATCTGG AACACTTTCACCAATGGGTTCGTTTGCATCTGAACTTGGTGTCCAGTTTGAGGCTTGCCTGGAAGCTCCTCATGTAATTAATGTCGATTCTCAG GTTTTTGCAGCCGTGCTATCATCTGGTCCAACAAGACATAAACTGAATGCCAGCTACAAAACTGCGGACTGTTCTTCTTTCCAG GATGAACTTGGAACTTCACTAgaagaaatatgcagaattgTGCCTGGTGGTGCTCTAGTGTTTTTTCCTAGCTATAAGTTGTTGGACAAATTACAAGTCCGCTGGTCTCAGACAGGTCAATGGGCACGACTTAATGCTCAAAAACATGTGTTTGTTG AGCCTAAGGGAAGTACTGAGGAACTTGAACCCGTTTTAAAAGGGTACTATGATGCTATCCTCGGTAAGGCTCCTGTCAAGAAAGGCAGAGGTGGTGCAAGACAGATAGCGAAGAATCGATTGTCAAGGAATTCGTCACAGGAATCTGCTAAAGCAGGAGCTGCTCTGCTTGCAGTTTGCCGTGGGAAG GTATCTGAAGGGATTGACTTCTCTGATGACAATGCTAGAGTTGTG GTCATTGTTGGCATTCCATTTCCAAATAT AAATGATGTTCAAGTAAAGCTGAAAAAAAGATATAATGATTCATACAAATCATCAAAATATTTGTTGAGTGGGAGCGAATGGTACTGTCACCAGGCATTTCGTGCTTTAAATCAAGCTGCAG GTCGATGCATTCGTCATAAATCTGACTATGGAGGCATAATTTTGATTG ATGAGCGATATCAGGAGGACAGAAATCTCGTTTACATTTCCAAATGGCTTAGGAATGCAATCAAGCAGTATAATAGCTTTCAGGATACAATGGATGGGTTGCAAAAGTTCTTTCAAAATGCTGAG gaaaaaataaaaatcaaagATCGTGACATGTTCCCCAAGATTAAATTGGAATCTGAAGCACTTTCATCTCTCAGTGATAAAAGAAAGCTGCCATGGCCAGAATTAAGTTCCTCAAACCACTCAGCACCGCAAAAGAATCAGAAGGCAAAGACTGAATGTCTTAGTCAGAAAGTTACAAACATTGATGGAGTGGCAATAGACCAAAAAAAAGTGGGTATGTGTTATAAATCGCCAGAAGTATCTAAAATCTCTTCGAGATCTTTAATTAAGAAAGAGATCTCTCCAACACCCAACAGTCCTCCAATGGCAAACCAACTTCCTGCCTGCAAAGTTGAATCTGATTTCGAAGGTGTAGCTGATACTGGGGCAAACTATGAAGTCAAAACAGAAATTATCAGTTTTGAAAAGGATGACTTTGAACCTCG GTATAAGATAACAATCTTAAATCCATTAGAAGGCAGGTCACAGCAGCCTACTCCAGTTGAGGAAACTTCTTTAGAGACTCCAGTGGCTAGCCCCAGCAACTATTCTGAGATAAACATCTCAGCAGGGATCAATAATGGAACTCTTTCTTGTCTATCCACATTAGCAGCTACTCCGGAAAGAACCACCAACAGAGACTGTCATGAGTCTTTGATCAACAGAAGTGTAAATTCTCACTGTGAGAAAAAGAGAAGGTTGAGCTCCCCAATGAGCTTTTGTGCTTACTCAGAGCGTTCTAATTCTCCAGGCAAATCACAATTGGGTACTGATAATGCTGTTACTATTGAGCATGGGGATCTTAATAGAAATGCTGAGCTGTTTTGTAAAAATATGAGCATGTCAAGGTGTGAAAATGTTAAGCTTGAAAGAAACTACAGTGCACAAGAGGTCTCAGAAAAGATGCCTTCGGGAAAAAAGCTTCTCGTTAGTTGCATTAGATGCAAAACAGCTCTTGGTTTAGAACAAGATGGGCTTCTTGTTACTTGTTCACGGTCTTCATCATCGAAGTTTTACTTGGCATATCTTTTGAGACATGGACTATCAACTGTTGGCCTCCCGGAGGATGGTTTTTCAGCATCAACTCCAGCAGAGATACAAGTAGTAGAGTGTGATGCTTCTTCACTCAACCAGAATATCTTTGGCAAATTTAGCCGCCAGGGTTCATGTCATCATTCTGGTGTTTGGTCTGCAAAGGATGGATGTGTGTACAAGGCAGTAATATGTCCTTTCTGCTCCTCTGAAAACGCATGTGCCACGATCCTCGGTGTGCAAGTTCTTGCAACTGATAAACCAAATCAACAATTGGTGGGAAAG GTGCTCTTGTTCGGTGAGCGTTTGGATGTCAAGCCTGAGCCATCAAAGGGACAG GCTTCAAGGACTCGGAGAGATGGCAGCAACTCCATCTCGTCGCCACCAGTAATTGACCTCGAGTCTCTTGCATATAAACCATTGAAGAAGGATCCAGTGCCACTGAACTCAAGAAGGTCTAAG CTAAGGTTACCTACCACGAATAAATCCACGACTGGTACATGA
- the LOC101752943 gene encoding putative G-type lectin S-receptor-like serine/threonine-protein kinase At1g61610 has protein sequence MLWQSFDHPSDTFLPDMRIRVSRGGRAGDRLVSWKSPGDPSPGGFTYGIDPVTSLQLFTWNGSSPLWRSGVWTGYRVASDFIEETGAVVLLTVLDLKDDASMSFDIRPPVTRTRYVMSYSGELVLQSWNNASLEWDELGVWPPHGCSRYGYCGAFGYCDNTVAAPTCKCLDGFAPASPEEWSSGRFSSGCRRKEELRCGDGDGFLPLPAMKAPDRFVVVGNRSLDECAAECRRNCSCVAFAYANLSSSAKGDPTRCLVWVGELIDAEKIGGNVAGSETLHLRLAGLAKGRRMGRKTLKTALLVLAGILLTCIFLLILWICKCKGIKQKRRKHRILVLGDLSDPKGFGEGSPTEGYEFPVVSFRDIIAATDNFHESCMIGKGGFGKVYKANLDGQEVAIKRLSRDSEQGIVEFRNEVVLIAKLQHRNLVKFLGCSIEGDEKLLIFEHMPNKSLDALLFSATRKTRLDWPTRFNIIKGVAKGLLYLHQDSRLKIIHRDLKASNILLDEDMRPKIADFGMARMFSDNQQNANTKRVAGTYGYMAPEYAMRGVFSAKSDVYSFGVLVLELVSGVKISSTDQIMEFEDLIDYAWNLWKDGKAKNLLDLSIVESCVPNEVLLCVHIGLLCVQDNPNDRPLMSSVLFVLENGSTTLPIPKKPVYFAHRNNEVEQGRGNSQSSKNSVTLSALDGR, from the exons atgctgtggcagagctttgacCACCCTTCCGACACGTTCCTCCCCGACATGAGGATCCGAGtgagccgcggcggccgcgccggtgACCGCCTTGTTTCTTGGAAGAGTCCCGGCGACCCGTCCCCGGGGGGCTTCACCTACGGCATCGACCCGGTCACTTCACTCCAGCTCTTCACCTGGAACGGGTCGAGCCCGCTCTGGCGCAGCGGCGTGTGGACAGGCTACAGGGTCGCCAGCGATTTCATCGAGGAAAccggcgccgtcgtcctccTGACCGTCCTGGACCTCAAGGACGACGCCTCCATGTCGTTCGACATCCGCCCCCCCGTCACGCGCACGCGGTACGTGATGAGCTACTCCGGCGAGCTGGTGCTCCAGAGCTGGAACAACGCCTCCCTGGAGTGGGACGAGCTCGGCGTGTGGCCGCCGCACGGGTGCAGCCGCTACGGCTACTGCGGCGCGTTCGGCTACTGCGACAACACGGTGGCTGCCCCGACGTGCAAGTGCCTCGATGGCTTCGCGCCGGCGAGCCCTGAGGAGTGGAGCAGCGGCAGGTTCTCGTCGGGTTGCCGGCGAAAGGAGGAGCTGCGGTGCGGCGATGGGGACGGCTTCTTGCCGTTGCCGGCGATGAAAGCGCCGGACAGGTTCGTGGTCGTTGGGAACAGGAGCCTGGACGAGTGCGCGGCCGAGTGCAGGCGCAACTGCTCCTGCGTGGCGTTCGCGTACGCGAACCTGAGCAGCAGCGCCAAGGGAGACCCCACGAGGTGCCTGGTGTGGGTCGGGGAGCTCATTGACGCGGAGAAGATCGGCGGCAACGTCGCTGGAAGCGAGACGCTGCATCTCCGGCTTGCTGGCCTGGCCAAAG GTAGAAGGATGGGTAGGAAAACACTGAAGACTGCATTGCTAGTTTTAGCAGGCATTCTGCTGACGTGCATATTCCTTCTGATATTATGGATCTGTAAGTGCAAAG GTATCAAACAGAAACGGAGAAAACACAGGATCTTAGTCCTGGGAGACTTGAGTGATCCTAAAGGCTTTGGAGAAGGAAGTCCTACTGAAGGCTACGAATTTCCAGTGGTAAGCTTCAGAGATATCATAGCTGCGACAGATAACTTCCATGAATCATGTATGATTGGAAAAGGAGGTTTTGGAAAAGTTTACAAG GCAAACTTAGATGGGCAAGAAGTGGCCATCAAAAGGCTCAGCAGGGATTCTGAGCAAGGAATAGTGGAATTCAGAAATGAAGTCGTTCTAATTGCCAAACTACAACATAGAAATTTGGTTAAATTTCTCGGTTGCTCCATCGAGGGAGATGAGAAGCTCCTGATCTTCGAGCACATGCCTAACAAAAGCTTAGATGCTCTACTTTTCA GTGCTACAAGAAAAACACGACTAGATTGGCCAACACGGTTTAACATAATCAAAGGGGTTGCAAAAGGGCTTCTATACCTCCATCAAGATTCGAGACTGAAGATAATTCACAGAGACCTCAAAGCAAGCAACATTTTGCTAGATGAAGATATGAGACCTAAGATAGCAGACTTTGGTATGGCAAGGATGTTCAGTGACAACCAACAGAACGCAAACACAAAGCGAGTCGCCGGAACATA TGGTTACATGGCTCCAGAGTATGCGATGCGAGGTGTATTCTCTGCTAAATCAGATGTGTATAGCTTTGGCGTGTTGGTTTTGGAGCTTGTAAGTGGTGTGAAGATAAGCTCTACTGATCAGATAATGGAGTTTGAAGACCTTATCGATTAT GCGTGGAACTTGTGGAAGGATGGGAAGGCAAAGAATTTGTTAGACTTGAGTATTGTGGAGAGCTGCGTACCCAATGAAGTTTTGCTCTGCGTCCACATAGGGCTCTTGTGCGTGCAGGACAATCCGAACGACAGGCCACTCATGTCATCTGTTTTGTTCGTCTTGGAGAATGGAAGCACGACACTTCCCATCCCGAAGAAACCTGTGTATTTTGCCCATAGAAATAACGAAGTAGAACAGGGAAGAGGCAATAGTCAAAGCTCAAAGAACAGTGTTACTCTTTCAGCTCTGGATGGAAGGTAG